Proteins encoded together in one Cellulomonas gilvus ATCC 13127 window:
- a CDS encoding DUF5998 family protein — protein MPAAATSLLEDLHRAGYYPDLVADVLDVALADESVVAHLVHPETTFDAAEVRRHVTVLALTPTRLVCAHVDDHPADADHPAASASATTESVPIHEIRSVVLTHVVAEPERHRTGAPTLELTLSIGWGAVSRVDLEPATCADPACEADHGLTGTLVPDDVVVRVSAAAEGADSVRAATEFARALSAASVRR, from the coding sequence ATGCCCGCTGCCGCGACCTCCCTCCTCGAGGACCTGCACCGCGCCGGTTACTACCCGGACCTCGTCGCCGACGTGCTGGACGTCGCGCTGGCCGACGAGTCCGTCGTCGCTCATCTGGTGCATCCCGAGACGACCTTCGACGCCGCCGAGGTGCGCCGTCACGTGACCGTCCTGGCGCTCACGCCGACGCGCCTGGTGTGCGCGCACGTCGACGACCACCCGGCCGATGCCGACCACCCCGCGGCGTCCGCGTCCGCGACCACCGAGTCGGTGCCGATCCACGAGATCCGCTCCGTGGTCCTCACGCACGTCGTCGCGGAGCCCGAGCGGCACCGCACAGGAGCGCCCACGCTCGAGCTCACGCTCTCGATCGGGTGGGGCGCGGTCTCGCGCGTCGACCTCGAGCCGGCCACGTGCGCGGACCCGGCGTGCGAGGCGGACCACGGGCTGACCGGCACGCTCGTGCCCGACGACGTCGTGGTGCGCGTGAGCGCGGCCGCCGAGGGCGCCGACTCCGTGCGGGCCGCGACCGAGTTCGCGCGGGCGTTGTCCGCCGCGAGCGTCCGGCGCTGA
- a CDS encoding alkaline phosphatase family protein, whose product MTTTQTGSTPGGPAAARLADAAHEHGLVLPGSDGRACLGTVLPAAAGALLAGLDGAGAAVDVAPDEAAGWLAARERLGLPAAARVCVLLVDGLGHLNLAERAGHAPFLRRASAGSTALSSTFPSTTATALGTFGVGQPPGRTAMLGYTVRVPETGELGNLVSWTGLPDPEQWQPHTSLLQRTTAAGIATTSVGPARFAGSGLTRAALRGATYVAAESLAQRVDAAVAALRQPGLAYLYWGDVDKAGHHHGVASARWGDALADADAEIGRLARSLPRGTVLVVTADHGMVDVDPRRQLDVAHVPALAEGVALVAGEPRASHLHLAPGVDPADVRDRWAQTLGDAALVLTRDEAIAAHLVGDVDERVLPVLGDVMVAMTGRATVVDSRTQTPASLTLVGVHGSLTPHEMLVPCIVVA is encoded by the coding sequence ATGACCACGACGCAGACCGGGTCCACGCCCGGGGGTCCTGCCGCCGCGCGGCTCGCGGACGCGGCGCACGAGCACGGCCTCGTGCTGCCGGGTTCCGACGGGCGCGCGTGCCTCGGCACCGTGCTCCCCGCCGCGGCGGGCGCGCTGCTCGCCGGGCTCGACGGCGCGGGAGCCGCGGTCGACGTCGCTCCCGACGAGGCCGCGGGCTGGCTCGCGGCCCGGGAACGACTGGGCCTGCCCGCCGCCGCACGCGTGTGCGTGCTGCTCGTCGACGGCCTCGGCCACCTCAACCTGGCGGAACGGGCGGGCCACGCACCGTTCCTGCGCCGCGCGTCGGCCGGTTCGACCGCGTTGAGCAGCACGTTCCCCTCGACCACCGCGACCGCGCTCGGCACGTTCGGCGTCGGGCAGCCGCCCGGGCGGACGGCGATGCTCGGCTACACCGTGCGCGTCCCCGAGACCGGCGAGCTCGGCAACCTGGTGTCCTGGACCGGGCTGCCCGACCCCGAGCAGTGGCAGCCGCACACGTCCCTGCTGCAGCGCACCACGGCCGCGGGCATCGCGACCACGAGCGTGGGCCCCGCCCGGTTCGCGGGCTCCGGGCTGACGCGCGCCGCGCTGCGCGGCGCGACCTACGTGGCGGCCGAGTCGCTCGCGCAGCGCGTCGACGCCGCGGTCGCCGCGCTGCGGCAGCCCGGCCTGGCGTACCTCTACTGGGGCGACGTGGACAAGGCGGGCCACCACCACGGCGTCGCATCCGCGCGGTGGGGCGACGCGCTCGCCGACGCCGACGCGGAGATCGGGCGCCTCGCGCGCTCGCTGCCGCGCGGCACCGTGCTCGTCGTCACCGCGGACCACGGCATGGTGGACGTCGACCCGCGCCGCCAGCTGGACGTCGCGCACGTGCCCGCGCTCGCCGAGGGCGTCGCGCTCGTCGCGGGCGAGCCGCGCGCGTCGCACCTGCACCTGGCGCCGGGCGTCGATCCGGCGGACGTGCGCGACCGCTGGGCGCAGACGCTCGGCGACGCGGCGCTCGTGCTCACCCGGGACGAGGCGATCGCGGCACATCTGGTCGGCGACGTGGACGAGCGTGTGCTGCCGGTGCTCGGCGACGTGATGGTCGCGATGACCGGCCGCGCCACGGTCGTCGACTCGCGCACGCAGACCCCCGCGTCGCTGACGCTCGTGGGCGTGCACGGCTCGCTGACGCCGCACGAGATGCTGGTGCCGTGCATCGTGGTCGCCTGA